A single Amia ocellicauda isolate fAmiCal2 chromosome 9, fAmiCal2.hap1, whole genome shotgun sequence DNA region contains:
- the cyld gene encoding ubiquitin carboxyl-terminal hydrolase CYLD isoform X3, which produces MSSGLWSQEKTSGGFRDDPRYYMVVQECVLEKPPQKSLKIPRGSIGQTCPERNSLGRPLPPAKGKKSLRILDQTNVVLSFDEKDLQELEEKLAELLFAITNCEERYFLFRDKPRLEKAREIDSGSKVRVQLRSGEERLPGVVRFKGPLMPERVLSGIWFGVELLEEGRGQGFTEGSYQGQQLFRCQDECGVFVALDKLELWEDEEEQDVDLESDHVGLVDPRDADFPPLELNSRVLVQLRDGTEHGTVIFCDLLPGNESLGYYVGVDMDKPIGDWDGVFDSKLLCNFASEEHTRLVPIGDVMPVGEDPAKSLTDTPPDFNQSSPPSRAPPTPTLSNDNKFHSLPYNLTKKSGPNGSMSHSPLSLSVQSVMVDLHEPLPLSTPPRNQYGLEVGSLVEVEVKENPPLCGVIRWVGTPPGLTEPLAGLELEEECAGCTDGTFKGTRYFTCPAKKALFVKLKCCRPDSRFPSLHHSSNPIERCNSIAFGGYLSEVVQENTPPRTENDGLEVMMGKKKGIQGHYNSCYLDSTLFCLFAFSSVLDTVLLRPRAKTDVEYYRETQELLRTEIVNPLRIHGYVCATKVMKLRRILEKVEAASGFTSEEKDPEEFLNILFHHILRVDPLLKLRSAGQKVQDCYFYQIFMDKNEKVGVPTSQQLLEWSFITSDLKFAEAPCCLIIQMPRFGKDFKMFNKIFPSLDLDITDLLEDTPRECRICGGLAFFECRECYEDADITAGKIKQFCEKCNTQVHLHPKRKPHRQGKLSVPKELQESGWRQGGFPRQRMELFAVLCIETSHYVAFVKYGAADSAWLFFDSMADRDGGQNGFNIPQVTPCPEVGAYLKMSPEELHALDPKSIQGFARRLLCDAYMCMYQSPTMSLYK; this is translated from the exons ATGAGTTCCGGGCTGTGGAGTCAGGAGAAAACGAGCGGGGGCTTCCGGGATGACCCGCGCTACTACATGGTGGTGCAGGAGTGCGTCCTGGAGAAGCCCCCCCAGAAGTCGCTGAAGATCCCCCGAGGCAGTATCGGACAGACCTGCCCCGAGCGCAACAGTCTGGGCCGCCCGCTGCCCCCCGCCAAGGGCAAGAAGAGCCTGCGCATCCTGGACCAGACCAATGTGGTGCTGAGCTTCGATGAGAAGGACCTGCAGGAGCTGGAGGAGAAGCTGGCCGAGCTCCTGTTTGCCATCACTAACTGCGAGGAGCGCTACTTCCTGTTCCGGGACAAACCCCGTCTGGAAAAGGCCCGCGAGATTGACAGCGGCTCCAAGGTCCGGGTGCAGCTGCGCTCTGGCGAAGAACGGCTGCCCGGCGTAGTCAGGTTCAAGGGGCCGCTCATGCCCGAGAGGGTCCTGTCCGGAATCTGGTTTGGAGTGGAGCTCCTG GAGGAGGGCCGTGGCCAGGGCTTTACCGAGGGCTCGTACCAGGGCCAGCAGCTGTTCCGCTGCCAGGATGAGTGCGGGGTCTTCGTGGCTCTGGACAAGCTGGAACTGtgggaggatgaggaggagcaGGATGTGGATCTGGAGAGTGACCACGTGGGCCTAGTTGACCCCCGCGACGCAGACTTCCCGCCTCTGGAGCTCAACTCGCGCGTGCTGGTGCAGCTGAGGGACGGCACGGAGCATGGCACTGTCATCTTCTGTGACCTGCTGCCTGGCAACGAGAGCCTGGGGTACTATGTGGGCGTGGACATG GACAAGCCCATCGGCGACTGGGATGGTGTCTTCGACAGCAAGCTGCTGTGTAACTTTGCCAGCGAGGAGCACACTCGCCTTGTTCCCATCGGCGATGTAATGCCAG TCGGGGAGGACCCTGCCAAATCGCTCACGGACACGCCGCCAGATTTCAACCAATCGTCTCCTCCCTCTCGGGCTCCACCCACCCCAACACTGTCCAATGATAACAAGTTCCACTCGCTGCCCTACAACCTGACCAAGAAGAGCGGGCCCAATGGCAGCATGAGTCACAGCCCGCTGTCGCTGTCCGTTCAGTCAGTCATGGTGGACCTCCATGAGCCGCTCCCCCTCTCCACACCCCCCCGCAACCAGTACGGCCTGGAGGTGGGCTCCctggtggaggtggaggtgaaGGAGAACCCGCCCCTGTGTGGGGTGATCCGCTGGGTGGGGACGCCCCCTGGGCTGACTGAGCCCCTCGCTGGGCTGGAGCTG GAGGAGGAGTGTGCCGGCTGCACAGATGGCACCTTCAAGGGCACCCGCTACTTCACCTGTCCGGCCAAGAAAGCGCTCTTTGTCAAGCTGAAGTGTTGCCGGCCGGACTCCCGCTTCCCCTCACTGCACCACTCCTCCAACCCCATCGAACGCTGCAACTCCATAG CATTCGGGGGGTATCTGAGTGAAGTGGTGCAGGAGAACACACCCCCCCGCACAGAGAATGATGGGCTGGAGGTCATGATGGGCAAGAAGAAGGGCATCCAGGGCCACTACAACTCCTGCTACCTAGACTCCACGCTCTTCTG CCTATTTGCCTTCAGCTCGGTTCTGGACACTGTGCTGCTGAGGCCGCGGGCCAAAACTGATGTGGAGTATTACAGAGAGACCCAGGAGCTGCTGCGCACCGAGATCGTCAACCCCCTGCGCAT ACACGGTTACGTGTGCGCAACCAAGGTGATGAAGCTCCGCAGGATCCTGGAGAAAGTGGAGGCAGCATCTGGCTTCACCTCCGAAGAGAAAG ATCCGGAGGAGTTTCTCAATATTTTGTTCCATCACATTCTGAGAGTCGACCCGCTGCTGAAACTGAG GTCAGCAGGCCAGAAGGTGCAGGACTGCTACTTTTACCAGATCTTCATGGACAAGAATGAGAAGGTGGGCGTTCCCACGAGCCAGCAGCTGCTTGAGTGGTCCTTCATCACCAGTGATCTCAAATTCGCAGAG GCTCCATGCTGCCTTATCATTCAGATGCCTCGGTTTGGGAAAGACTTCAAGATGTTCAACAAAATTTTCCCGTCCCTAGATCTAGACATCACGGATTTACTTGAAGACA CTCCCCGCGAGTGCCGGATCTGCGGGGGCCTGGCCTTCTTCGAGTGCCGGGAGTGCTACGAGGATGCCGATATCACCGCCGGCAAGATCAAGCAGTTCTGTGAGAAGTGCAACACACAG GTGCACCTCCACCCCAAGAGGAAGCCGCACCGGCAGGGCAAGCTGTCCGTGCCCAAGGAGCTACAGGAGAGCGGCTGGCGCCAGGGCGGCTTCCCCCGGCAGAGGATGGAGCTGTTTGCGGTGCTGTGCATCGAGACCAGTCACTATGTGGCCTTCGTCAAGTACGGTGCAGCGGACTCGGCCTGGCTGTTCTTCGACAGCATGGCTGACCGTGATG ggGGTCAGAATGGCTTTAACATCCCCCAGGTGACACCCTGCCCAGAGGTGGGCGCGTACCTGAAGATGAGCCCTGAGGAGCTCCACGCTCTCGACCCCAAGAGCATCCAGGGCTTTGCGCGCCGGCTGCTCTGTGACGCCTACATGTGCATGTATCAGAGCCCCACCATGAGCCTGTACAAGTAG
- the cyld gene encoding ubiquitin carboxyl-terminal hydrolase CYLD isoform X1, with amino-acid sequence MSSGLWSQEKTSGGFRDDPRYYMVVQECVLEKPPQKSLKIPRGSIGQTCPERNSLGRPLPPAKGKKSLRILDQTNVVLSFDEKDLQELEEKLAELLFAITNCEERYFLFRDKPRLEKAREIDSGSKVRVQLRSGEERLPGVVRFKGPLMPERVLSGIWFGVELLEEGRGQGFTEGSYQGQQLFRCQDECGVFVALDKLELWEDEEEQDVDLESDHVGLVDPRDADFPPLELNSRVLVQLRDGTEHGTVIFCDLLPGNESLGYYVGVDMDKPIGDWDGVFDSKLLCNFASEEHTRLVPIGDVMPEFSMQEQRLPQRSCVPRGSSSSGGDKSISTQNKPKTKGLGPQSGNRSRSEFYYTLNGSSVDQPPQSKSKSTWYIDEVGEDPAKSLTDTPPDFNQSSPPSRAPPTPTLSNDNKFHSLPYNLTKKSGPNGSMSHSPLSLSVQSVMVDLHEPLPLSTPPRNQYGLEVGSLVEVEVKENPPLCGVIRWVGTPPGLTEPLAGLELEEECAGCTDGTFKGTRYFTCPAKKALFVKLKCCRPDSRFPSLHHSSNPIERCNSIAFGGYLSEVVQENTPPRTENDGLEVMMGKKKGIQGHYNSCYLDSTLFCLFAFSSVLDTVLLRPRAKTDVEYYRETQELLRTEIVNPLRIHGYVCATKVMKLRRILEKVEAASGFTSEEKDPEEFLNILFHHILRVDPLLKLRSAGQKVQDCYFYQIFMDKNEKVGVPTSQQLLEWSFITSDLKFAEAPCCLIIQMPRFGKDFKMFNKIFPSLDLDITDLLEDTPRECRICGGLAFFECRECYEDADITAGKIKQFCEKCNTQVHLHPKRKPHRQGKLSVPKELQESGWRQGGFPRQRMELFAVLCIETSHYVAFVKYGAADSAWLFFDSMADRDGGQNGFNIPQVTPCPEVGAYLKMSPEELHALDPKSIQGFARRLLCDAYMCMYQSPTMSLYK; translated from the exons ATGAGTTCCGGGCTGTGGAGTCAGGAGAAAACGAGCGGGGGCTTCCGGGATGACCCGCGCTACTACATGGTGGTGCAGGAGTGCGTCCTGGAGAAGCCCCCCCAGAAGTCGCTGAAGATCCCCCGAGGCAGTATCGGACAGACCTGCCCCGAGCGCAACAGTCTGGGCCGCCCGCTGCCCCCCGCCAAGGGCAAGAAGAGCCTGCGCATCCTGGACCAGACCAATGTGGTGCTGAGCTTCGATGAGAAGGACCTGCAGGAGCTGGAGGAGAAGCTGGCCGAGCTCCTGTTTGCCATCACTAACTGCGAGGAGCGCTACTTCCTGTTCCGGGACAAACCCCGTCTGGAAAAGGCCCGCGAGATTGACAGCGGCTCCAAGGTCCGGGTGCAGCTGCGCTCTGGCGAAGAACGGCTGCCCGGCGTAGTCAGGTTCAAGGGGCCGCTCATGCCCGAGAGGGTCCTGTCCGGAATCTGGTTTGGAGTGGAGCTCCTG GAGGAGGGCCGTGGCCAGGGCTTTACCGAGGGCTCGTACCAGGGCCAGCAGCTGTTCCGCTGCCAGGATGAGTGCGGGGTCTTCGTGGCTCTGGACAAGCTGGAACTGtgggaggatgaggaggagcaGGATGTGGATCTGGAGAGTGACCACGTGGGCCTAGTTGACCCCCGCGACGCAGACTTCCCGCCTCTGGAGCTCAACTCGCGCGTGCTGGTGCAGCTGAGGGACGGCACGGAGCATGGCACTGTCATCTTCTGTGACCTGCTGCCTGGCAACGAGAGCCTGGGGTACTATGTGGGCGTGGACATG GACAAGCCCATCGGCGACTGGGATGGTGTCTTCGACAGCAAGCTGCTGTGTAACTTTGCCAGCGAGGAGCACACTCGCCTTGTTCCCATCGGCGATGTAATGCCAG AGTTCTCCATGCAGGAACAGAGGCTTCCGCAACGCAGCTGTGTGCCAagaggcagcagcagcagcggtgGAGACAAGTCCATTTCCACCCAGAACAAGCCAAAGACCAAAG GATTAGGTCCCCAGAGTGGAAATAGAAGCAGGTCTGAGTTTTATTACACTTTAAATGGCAGCTCTGTTGACCAACCACCACAGTCAAAATCTAAAAGCACGTGGTACATTGACGAAG TCGGGGAGGACCCTGCCAAATCGCTCACGGACACGCCGCCAGATTTCAACCAATCGTCTCCTCCCTCTCGGGCTCCACCCACCCCAACACTGTCCAATGATAACAAGTTCCACTCGCTGCCCTACAACCTGACCAAGAAGAGCGGGCCCAATGGCAGCATGAGTCACAGCCCGCTGTCGCTGTCCGTTCAGTCAGTCATGGTGGACCTCCATGAGCCGCTCCCCCTCTCCACACCCCCCCGCAACCAGTACGGCCTGGAGGTGGGCTCCctggtggaggtggaggtgaaGGAGAACCCGCCCCTGTGTGGGGTGATCCGCTGGGTGGGGACGCCCCCTGGGCTGACTGAGCCCCTCGCTGGGCTGGAGCTG GAGGAGGAGTGTGCCGGCTGCACAGATGGCACCTTCAAGGGCACCCGCTACTTCACCTGTCCGGCCAAGAAAGCGCTCTTTGTCAAGCTGAAGTGTTGCCGGCCGGACTCCCGCTTCCCCTCACTGCACCACTCCTCCAACCCCATCGAACGCTGCAACTCCATAG CATTCGGGGGGTATCTGAGTGAAGTGGTGCAGGAGAACACACCCCCCCGCACAGAGAATGATGGGCTGGAGGTCATGATGGGCAAGAAGAAGGGCATCCAGGGCCACTACAACTCCTGCTACCTAGACTCCACGCTCTTCTG CCTATTTGCCTTCAGCTCGGTTCTGGACACTGTGCTGCTGAGGCCGCGGGCCAAAACTGATGTGGAGTATTACAGAGAGACCCAGGAGCTGCTGCGCACCGAGATCGTCAACCCCCTGCGCAT ACACGGTTACGTGTGCGCAACCAAGGTGATGAAGCTCCGCAGGATCCTGGAGAAAGTGGAGGCAGCATCTGGCTTCACCTCCGAAGAGAAAG ATCCGGAGGAGTTTCTCAATATTTTGTTCCATCACATTCTGAGAGTCGACCCGCTGCTGAAACTGAG GTCAGCAGGCCAGAAGGTGCAGGACTGCTACTTTTACCAGATCTTCATGGACAAGAATGAGAAGGTGGGCGTTCCCACGAGCCAGCAGCTGCTTGAGTGGTCCTTCATCACCAGTGATCTCAAATTCGCAGAG GCTCCATGCTGCCTTATCATTCAGATGCCTCGGTTTGGGAAAGACTTCAAGATGTTCAACAAAATTTTCCCGTCCCTAGATCTAGACATCACGGATTTACTTGAAGACA CTCCCCGCGAGTGCCGGATCTGCGGGGGCCTGGCCTTCTTCGAGTGCCGGGAGTGCTACGAGGATGCCGATATCACCGCCGGCAAGATCAAGCAGTTCTGTGAGAAGTGCAACACACAG GTGCACCTCCACCCCAAGAGGAAGCCGCACCGGCAGGGCAAGCTGTCCGTGCCCAAGGAGCTACAGGAGAGCGGCTGGCGCCAGGGCGGCTTCCCCCGGCAGAGGATGGAGCTGTTTGCGGTGCTGTGCATCGAGACCAGTCACTATGTGGCCTTCGTCAAGTACGGTGCAGCGGACTCGGCCTGGCTGTTCTTCGACAGCATGGCTGACCGTGATG ggGGTCAGAATGGCTTTAACATCCCCCAGGTGACACCCTGCCCAGAGGTGGGCGCGTACCTGAAGATGAGCCCTGAGGAGCTCCACGCTCTCGACCCCAAGAGCATCCAGGGCTTTGCGCGCCGGCTGCTCTGTGACGCCTACATGTGCATGTATCAGAGCCCCACCATGAGCCTGTACAAGTAG
- the cyld gene encoding ubiquitin carboxyl-terminal hydrolase CYLD isoform X2 translates to MSSGLWSQEKTSGGFRDDPRYYMVVQECVLEKPPQKSLKIPRGSIGQTCPERNSLGRPLPPAKGKKSLRILDQTNVVLSFDEKDLQELEEKLAELLFAITNCEERYFLFRDKPRLEKAREIDSGSKVRVQLRSGEERLPGVVRFKGPLMPERVLSGIWFGVELLEEGRGQGFTEGSYQGQQLFRCQDECGVFVALDKLELWEDEEEQDVDLESDHVGLVDPRDADFPPLELNSRVLVQLRDGTEHGTVIFCDLLPGNESLGYYVGVDMDKPIGDWDGVFDSKLLCNFASEEHTRLVPIGDVMPEFSMQEQRLPQRSCVPRGSSSSGGDKSISTQNKPKTKVGEDPAKSLTDTPPDFNQSSPPSRAPPTPTLSNDNKFHSLPYNLTKKSGPNGSMSHSPLSLSVQSVMVDLHEPLPLSTPPRNQYGLEVGSLVEVEVKENPPLCGVIRWVGTPPGLTEPLAGLELEEECAGCTDGTFKGTRYFTCPAKKALFVKLKCCRPDSRFPSLHHSSNPIERCNSIAFGGYLSEVVQENTPPRTENDGLEVMMGKKKGIQGHYNSCYLDSTLFCLFAFSSVLDTVLLRPRAKTDVEYYRETQELLRTEIVNPLRIHGYVCATKVMKLRRILEKVEAASGFTSEEKDPEEFLNILFHHILRVDPLLKLRSAGQKVQDCYFYQIFMDKNEKVGVPTSQQLLEWSFITSDLKFAEAPCCLIIQMPRFGKDFKMFNKIFPSLDLDITDLLEDTPRECRICGGLAFFECRECYEDADITAGKIKQFCEKCNTQVHLHPKRKPHRQGKLSVPKELQESGWRQGGFPRQRMELFAVLCIETSHYVAFVKYGAADSAWLFFDSMADRDGGQNGFNIPQVTPCPEVGAYLKMSPEELHALDPKSIQGFARRLLCDAYMCMYQSPTMSLYK, encoded by the exons ATGAGTTCCGGGCTGTGGAGTCAGGAGAAAACGAGCGGGGGCTTCCGGGATGACCCGCGCTACTACATGGTGGTGCAGGAGTGCGTCCTGGAGAAGCCCCCCCAGAAGTCGCTGAAGATCCCCCGAGGCAGTATCGGACAGACCTGCCCCGAGCGCAACAGTCTGGGCCGCCCGCTGCCCCCCGCCAAGGGCAAGAAGAGCCTGCGCATCCTGGACCAGACCAATGTGGTGCTGAGCTTCGATGAGAAGGACCTGCAGGAGCTGGAGGAGAAGCTGGCCGAGCTCCTGTTTGCCATCACTAACTGCGAGGAGCGCTACTTCCTGTTCCGGGACAAACCCCGTCTGGAAAAGGCCCGCGAGATTGACAGCGGCTCCAAGGTCCGGGTGCAGCTGCGCTCTGGCGAAGAACGGCTGCCCGGCGTAGTCAGGTTCAAGGGGCCGCTCATGCCCGAGAGGGTCCTGTCCGGAATCTGGTTTGGAGTGGAGCTCCTG GAGGAGGGCCGTGGCCAGGGCTTTACCGAGGGCTCGTACCAGGGCCAGCAGCTGTTCCGCTGCCAGGATGAGTGCGGGGTCTTCGTGGCTCTGGACAAGCTGGAACTGtgggaggatgaggaggagcaGGATGTGGATCTGGAGAGTGACCACGTGGGCCTAGTTGACCCCCGCGACGCAGACTTCCCGCCTCTGGAGCTCAACTCGCGCGTGCTGGTGCAGCTGAGGGACGGCACGGAGCATGGCACTGTCATCTTCTGTGACCTGCTGCCTGGCAACGAGAGCCTGGGGTACTATGTGGGCGTGGACATG GACAAGCCCATCGGCGACTGGGATGGTGTCTTCGACAGCAAGCTGCTGTGTAACTTTGCCAGCGAGGAGCACACTCGCCTTGTTCCCATCGGCGATGTAATGCCAG AGTTCTCCATGCAGGAACAGAGGCTTCCGCAACGCAGCTGTGTGCCAagaggcagcagcagcagcggtgGAGACAAGTCCATTTCCACCCAGAACAAGCCAAAGACCAAAG TCGGGGAGGACCCTGCCAAATCGCTCACGGACACGCCGCCAGATTTCAACCAATCGTCTCCTCCCTCTCGGGCTCCACCCACCCCAACACTGTCCAATGATAACAAGTTCCACTCGCTGCCCTACAACCTGACCAAGAAGAGCGGGCCCAATGGCAGCATGAGTCACAGCCCGCTGTCGCTGTCCGTTCAGTCAGTCATGGTGGACCTCCATGAGCCGCTCCCCCTCTCCACACCCCCCCGCAACCAGTACGGCCTGGAGGTGGGCTCCctggtggaggtggaggtgaaGGAGAACCCGCCCCTGTGTGGGGTGATCCGCTGGGTGGGGACGCCCCCTGGGCTGACTGAGCCCCTCGCTGGGCTGGAGCTG GAGGAGGAGTGTGCCGGCTGCACAGATGGCACCTTCAAGGGCACCCGCTACTTCACCTGTCCGGCCAAGAAAGCGCTCTTTGTCAAGCTGAAGTGTTGCCGGCCGGACTCCCGCTTCCCCTCACTGCACCACTCCTCCAACCCCATCGAACGCTGCAACTCCATAG CATTCGGGGGGTATCTGAGTGAAGTGGTGCAGGAGAACACACCCCCCCGCACAGAGAATGATGGGCTGGAGGTCATGATGGGCAAGAAGAAGGGCATCCAGGGCCACTACAACTCCTGCTACCTAGACTCCACGCTCTTCTG CCTATTTGCCTTCAGCTCGGTTCTGGACACTGTGCTGCTGAGGCCGCGGGCCAAAACTGATGTGGAGTATTACAGAGAGACCCAGGAGCTGCTGCGCACCGAGATCGTCAACCCCCTGCGCAT ACACGGTTACGTGTGCGCAACCAAGGTGATGAAGCTCCGCAGGATCCTGGAGAAAGTGGAGGCAGCATCTGGCTTCACCTCCGAAGAGAAAG ATCCGGAGGAGTTTCTCAATATTTTGTTCCATCACATTCTGAGAGTCGACCCGCTGCTGAAACTGAG GTCAGCAGGCCAGAAGGTGCAGGACTGCTACTTTTACCAGATCTTCATGGACAAGAATGAGAAGGTGGGCGTTCCCACGAGCCAGCAGCTGCTTGAGTGGTCCTTCATCACCAGTGATCTCAAATTCGCAGAG GCTCCATGCTGCCTTATCATTCAGATGCCTCGGTTTGGGAAAGACTTCAAGATGTTCAACAAAATTTTCCCGTCCCTAGATCTAGACATCACGGATTTACTTGAAGACA CTCCCCGCGAGTGCCGGATCTGCGGGGGCCTGGCCTTCTTCGAGTGCCGGGAGTGCTACGAGGATGCCGATATCACCGCCGGCAAGATCAAGCAGTTCTGTGAGAAGTGCAACACACAG GTGCACCTCCACCCCAAGAGGAAGCCGCACCGGCAGGGCAAGCTGTCCGTGCCCAAGGAGCTACAGGAGAGCGGCTGGCGCCAGGGCGGCTTCCCCCGGCAGAGGATGGAGCTGTTTGCGGTGCTGTGCATCGAGACCAGTCACTATGTGGCCTTCGTCAAGTACGGTGCAGCGGACTCGGCCTGGCTGTTCTTCGACAGCATGGCTGACCGTGATG ggGGTCAGAATGGCTTTAACATCCCCCAGGTGACACCCTGCCCAGAGGTGGGCGCGTACCTGAAGATGAGCCCTGAGGAGCTCCACGCTCTCGACCCCAAGAGCATCCAGGGCTTTGCGCGCCGGCTGCTCTGTGACGCCTACATGTGCATGTATCAGAGCCCCACCATGAGCCTGTACAAGTAG